Proteins found in one Gouania willdenowi unplaced genomic scaffold, fGouWil2.1 scaffold_315_arrow_ctg1, whole genome shotgun sequence genomic segment:
- the LOC114459469 gene encoding zinc finger BED domain-containing protein 4-like has protein sequence MSGRKRSDIWNHFSEVSATKSKCNICKRILSTQGGSTSNLRRHLKTAHPTVQLAQVRGESDDGATAAAANISTSSTLSGPQITAAATLATASAISSTPAAPTTTTQTAVRPRRPQQTHMGTYITRPMDPLRQSKLDEALVKMIASDYQPFSIVEDKGFKEFTKTLDPSYTLPSRKTLSQTLLPKMYGKIRAELLEKIKNAPAVCLTTDCWTSVTTTSYMSVTCHYVQDFAMTSHLLDCFVLTDRHTSAHLASELKRVADEWGVSDKVVACVTDNASNIVAALRDHLHWDHIPCFAHVLNLVVRAALREVQGTVHKIKAVVEYFHRSTVASDKLKATQQQMGQEQLRLKQDVVTRWNSTFYMVKRFIDVKDPVISTLALINAPLSTLSTEEWEIAQETADILKPFEEVTVEVSAERFVTASKVILMARGLQRIVARHQRSPSVHEPIKKLVDSLMSEMQKRFSKVEHIEKLADATCLDPRFKKQAFVNSKAAEDTVKRITAAAAHNHPSHSEEEESQNPSVAASTGAMFWEDFDERVASTRASTSSDSATSSTSTAAMMEMRAYLAEPLLSRSSDPLAWWRMCSPVFKTLCEVMKTRLCIVATSVPSERVFSKTGQIITDRRNRLSPSKVRQLVFLNANLP, from the exons ATGAGTGGAAGGAAAAGGAGTGACATTTGGAACCATTTCAGTGAGGTTTCAGCCACTAAATCCAAATGCAATATTTGCAAAAGGATTTTATCAACCCAAGGAGGAAGCACTTCAAATTTGAGAAGACACCTTAAAACGGCACATCCAACTGTGCAGTTAGCACAAGTGAGGGGGGAGAGTGACGATGGAGCCACTGCAGCAGCTGCAAATATCTCCACCAGTAGCACTTTATCTGGACCTCAAATCACTGCTGCTGCAACACTGGCTACAGCTTCTGCAATATCCAGTACACCAGCAgcacccaccaccaccacccaaaCAGCAGTTAGACCACGGAGgccacaacaaacacatatggGCACTTACATTACAAGGCCAATGGATCCACTCAGGCAGAGCAAACTGGATGAAGCACTGGTTAAAATGATAGCTTCTGACTATCAACCATTCTCCATCGTTGAGGACAAAGGCTTCAAAGAATTCACAAAGACCCTGGACCCTTCATACACTCTGCCAAGCAGGAAAACACTTTCTCAAACTCTACTGCCAAAGATGTATGGAAAGATAAGAGCTGAGTTGTTGGAGAAAATCAAGAATGCTCCTGCTGTATGCCTCACAACTGACTGCTGGACATCTGTAACAACCACAAGCTACATGTCTGTGACCTGCCACTATGTACAGGATTTTGCAATGACATCCCATCTCCTGGACTGTTTTGTcttgacagacagacacacttcTGCTCACCTGGCAAGTGAGTTGAAGAGAGTTGCAGATGAATGGGGTGTCAGTGACAAAGTTGTAGCTTGTGTCACAGACAATGCCAGCAACATTGTGGCAGCCCTGAGAGACCACCTGCACTGGGACCACATACCATGCTTTGCTCATGTTTTAAATCTTGTTGTGAGAGCTGCACTTAGAGAGGTTCAGGGTAcagttcataaaataaaagctgtggTGGAATACTTCCACAGAAGCACAGTTGCTTCAGACAAGCTGAAGGCCACACAGCAACAGATGGGCCAGGAGCAGCTGCGCTTGAAGCAGGATGTGGTTACAAGGTGGAATTCCACATTTTATATGGTGAAAAGGTTCATTGATGTCAAGGATCCAGTCATCTCCACCCTGGCACTTATCAATGCACCCCTATCCACACTGTCCACAGAGGAATGGGAAATTGCTCAGGAAACAGCGGACATCCTCAAACCTTTTGAGGAGGTCACCGTTGAAGTGAGCGCTGAGAG GTTTGTGACTGCCTCCAAAGTGATTCTGATGGCAAGAGGTCTTCAGAGGATTGTTGCTCGCCATCAAAGAAGCCCGTCAGTCCATGAACCTATTAAAAAACTGGTGGACAGCCTGATGTCTGAAATGCAGAAGAGGTTCAGCAAGGTGGAGCACATTGAGAAGCTTGCTGATGCAACTTGTTTGGACCCAAGGTTCAAAAAGCAAGCTTTTGTTAACAGCAAGGCTGCAGAGGACACTGTGAAGAgaatcacagctgctgcagcacaCAACCACCCCAGTcacagtgaggaggaggagtctcAAAATCCCTCTGTGGCTGCCAGCACAGGGGCCATGTTTTGGGAAGACTTCGATGAGAGGGTTGCAAGCACCAGGGCTTCCACTTCCTCAGATTCTGCCACATCGAGCACCTCAACTGCTGCCATGATGGAGATGCGGGCCTACTTGGCAGAGCCACTCCTATCCCGCTCATCAGATCCTCTGGCATGGTGGAGGATGTGCTCGCCCGTATTCAAAACTCTGTGTGAGGTGATGAAAACTAGACTGTGCATTGTGGCCACATCTGTGCCCTCTGAGAGAGTTTTCTCAAAGACTGGGCAGATAATCACAGACAGACGGAACAGGCTCAGCCCCTCCAAGGTCCGCCAGCTTGTGTTTCTAAATGCCAACTTGCCTTAA